The Desulfatiglans sp. DNA segment CGCGATCCTAGCCATGGGGATAATAAACGGGATATCCTCTGTAAATCTTACATTGGCCTTTATTCCATAGACAGCCTCGAGATTTTGTCCTGTCATCACATCGTTTGGCGCACCGCTTGCTATGATTTTACCTTTCTTCATCATCATGATTTTATCAGAAAACCTTGCAGCCATATTAAGGTCATGTATGGCAATTATTGCAGTGAGGCGCTGTTTTCTTACAAGTGAACGGAGTATCTCCATCACATCTATCTGATGCCATACGTCAAGGTTGCTCGTCGGTTCATCAAGGAGTATGAGCCCTGTCTCCTGTGCGAGCGCCCTTGCTATCAGCACCTTCTGCTGCTGCCCCCCTGACAGTTCAGTAAAGTAGTTCATTGCAAGCTCTTCAATGCCAAGAAGCCTTAAAACTTCCCACACCTTCTCTTCATCCCTTTTATCGCCCCTCCATGATAGATATGGCCTCCTTCCCATGAGCACCACATCAAATACCGTATTTGGGAAGCCCCTTAACGATCCCTGTGGCACATAGGCGATCTTTTTTGCTATATCGACCCTGTTCATCTTCCCTATATTGTCACGGTCAACAGTAACATCGCCTGAT contains these protein-coding regions:
- a CDS encoding ABC transporter ATP-binding protein, which gives rise to MINKLSIKNLSFGYHNTRILKDFFMDVSDGQIVSIVGPNGSGKSTLIKCIDSILQPSSGDVTVDRDNIGKMNRVDIAKKIAYVPQGSLRGFPNTVFDVVLMGRRPYLSWRGDKRDEEKVWEVLRLLGIEELAMNYFTELSGGQQQKVLIARALAQETGLILLDEPTSNLDVWHQIDVMEILRSLVRKQRLTAIIAIHDLNMAARFSDKIMMMKKGKIIASGAPNDVMTGQNLEAVYGIKANVRFTEDIPFIIPMARIAARA